The nucleotide sequence CGACCGTGATCTCCGGCGACCGCGACACCGTCCTGAGCGTCGCCGAGGAGTGGCGCGACCGAGGCCGCCGCGTGAACCGGCTGCGCGTCAGCCATGCCTTCCACTCACCGCACGTCGACGCCGTGCTCGTCGAACTCGTCCGTGCGGCCGCGGAACTCGACCTCCGGCCGCCCTCCGTCCCCGTCGTGTCCACCCTCACCGGCACCGCCCTGACCTCGGACGAGGCCTGCTCGCCCGACTACTGGGCCCGCCACGCGAGGGGCTCCGTACGCTTCGCGGACGCCGTCGCCTGGTTGCGGGACCAGGGCACGACGACCTTCCTGGAGATCGGACCGGACGCCGTGCTGACCGCGCTGGGGCAGGGGCAGACCGGCCCCACCGAGGACACCCGTTCCGGGGCGCCCGACATCGCGTGGACGCCCACCCTTCGCAAGCGCCGTGACGAGGCGCGTGTCCTCGGCGCCGCGCTGACGCGACTCCACGTCCGGGGAGCCGGACTCGACTGGCCGAGGCTGCTGCCCCACGTTCCCCGTGCCGATCGTGTGGAGCTGCCCACCTATCCGTTCCAGCACCGGAGTTACTGGCTGCGCACCCCGCCGTCCCGGCAGCAGGTCAGGGCGGGCGGCCTGACCCAGCTGACGCACCCGTTCCTCACGGCGCGGCTCGACATCGCCGGGCAGGCGGACCGGGTGTTCACCGGCAGCCTGTCCGCCGAGACCCACCCCTGGCTGAGCGACCACGTGGTGCGCGGCGCGGCGACGATCGCCGGTGCCACGACCGCCGAGATCGTCCTGCACGCCGGGAGCGCACTCGGACACGGCCGCCTCGACGAACTCTCCCTGCACACGCCCTTGCCGCTGCCCGCCCACGCCGCCGTCGACATCCAGGTGCGCGTCGGACCGCCCACGGCCGACGGCAGGCGCCCGGCGGACTTCTACTTCCGCCTCCCGGCCGACCACGCCGACCGTGTCGAGCCTCTCGACGGCGGCCGACTCGACGACCAGGCACCGGAGTGGACCCGCCACGCCACCGGCGTCCTCGCCCCCGATGACGGCTCCCGCCCCGACTGGCCCGACCTGCGGGCCTGGCCGCCGGCCGACGCGGAGCCCGTCGACCTCGATGCGCTCCACGTACACCTCGCCGAGCAGGACGTCACCCTGGGGCCCGCCTTCCGGCGGATCACGGCGGCATGGCGGCGTGGCGACGACGTGTACGTGGAGGCCGCGCTGCCCGCGGACTCCCCCGAGACGCGTGCCGGACACGCCCTCCACCCGACCCTGCTCGACGCGGGTCTCCAGGCGAGCCTCGTCGCGACCCTGCCCGACGCCGAGGACGAGCGGCGGCCCAGGATGCTCTTCTCCCTCGGCGGCCTGACCCTCCACGACACCAGTGGCGTCACCGCCGTACGCGGCCACCTGTCGACCACGACGGACGCCTCGGCACCGTCCGGTCACAGCCGCCACTCGCTCCGGCTGGCCGACGCCACCGGCCGGCCCGTAGCCACCGTGGACTCGCTGGAGCTCAGGCCGGTCGGCACCGGCGCGACCGGCCGCGGCCCACGGCCGTACCACCTGGACTGGCGTGAGCACGTGCCCGCCTCCGACGCGCCGCGGCGGGAGGTCCGTTGGATCGTCTCCGAGGGAAACGCGACCCGGCTGCGGCACGGTCTCGCGCTCGCCGACGCGGACTCGCCGGTCTTCGGGGGCGTCGGCGAGGCCCTCGACGCGCTGGAGACCGGACCGGACCACAAGGTGACGATCCTCGCCCACCCGGGCTGTGCCGAGCGCCCCGACGACGGAGGCCTCGCCGCGGGCATCCCGGACGACGTCCATGGCTCCACCCGGGATCTTCTCGCCTCCGTCCAGCAGTGGCTGGCCGACGAGCGGACCCACGAGCGCACGCTGGTGGTGCTCACCCATGGCGCGGTGGCCACCGAGGCCGGGGAGGACGTCCCCGGCCTCGCCCAGTCACCGGCGTGGGGACTGCTGCGTACGACGCAGACCGAGCACCCGGGCCGCTTCGTCCTCCTCGACGTCGACGGCCACGACGAGTCCTGGCGGAGCGTCCCGGCGGCGGTGGCGACCGCGCTCGCCGACGGTGAGCCCCAACTCGCCCTGCGGCGCGGCGGGTTGAAGATGCCCCGCCTGGCCAAGACCGACCTCGCGGCCACGCTCGCACCCCCCGCCGGGCAGCGGGCCTGGCACCTCACCCTCCGCGAAAGCCCCACGGGCAGCCTCGACGACCTCCTGCTCGCACCCTGCCCCGAGTCCGAGGCGCCCCTCGCCGCCGGACAGGTCCGGGTCGCCGTTCGGGCGGCCGGGGTCAGCTTCCGCGACGTCCTCATCCCGCTGGGCATGTATCCCGGACCCGGGCGGATCGGCACCGAGATCTCGGGTGTGGTCGTCGAGTCCGGACCGGGCGTGGACGACCTCCGTCCCGGTGACCGGGTGACCGGTCTGGTCCCGGGCGGGGCCATGGGCACCCTCGCGGTCGCCGACCACCGCACGCTCGTCCGGGTCCCGGAGGGCTGGACGTTCGCCGAGGCCGCCACCGTGCCCGGAGCCTTCGTCACCGCCTGGCAGAGCCTGGTCGACGTCGCCGGTCTCGGCCCCGGCGACACCGTGCTCGTGCACGCCGCCGCCGGAGGGGTCGGGATGGCCGCCGTCCGGATCGCCCGGCACCTCGGCGCGGACGTCTACGCCACCGCGCACCCCGGCAAGCACGCCACGCTGCGCGCCCTCGGCCTCGACGACTCCCGCATCGCCTCCTCACGGGACACCGCCTTCGAGCGGAAGTTCCGGGCCGCCACCGACGGCCGTGGCGTCGACGTCGTCCTGCACAGCCTCAGCGGCGAACTCACCGACGCCTCCCTGCGGTTGCTCGCCCCCGGCGGTCGCCTCGTCGACCTGGGCAGAACCGCGCACGGCGTCCCGGACCACCCCGACGAGCGCCGTCGGCCGTACGAACTCCTCATCGACCCCGACCATGTCTCCGGCACCCTCACCCACCTCGCCGAACTGTTCCGCGACGGCACCCTCGCCCCGCTGCCCGTCACCGCCCTGGACATCCGCCAGGCTCCCCGGGCGCTGCGGCTCATGCGCGACGCGGCCCACACCGGCAAGATCGTCCTCACGGTTCCCCGCCCCCTCGACCCGGAGGGCACCGTCCTCGTCACCGGCGGAACCGGAACCCTCGGTTCCCTCGTCGCCCGGCACCTGATCACGGAACACCGGGCCCGGCATCTGCTGCTCGTGAGCCGCCGGGGTCCGGACGCCCCCGGCGCCGTCGAACTCCGGGCCGAGCTTGCCGCACTCGGTGCCGAGGTCACCGTCGCCGCGTGCGACACCGCCGACCCGGACGCCCTCGCCGCGCTCCTCGACACCGTCCCCGGGGAACATCCGCTGACCGCCGTGGTGCACACCGCCGGGACCGTGGATCCCGGGCCCGTGCGGGAGCTGACCGCCGCTCAGGTGACCGGCGTGCTGCGGCCCAAGGCGGACGCCGCATGGCATCTGCACCGGCTCACCCGGCATCTGGACCTCGCCGCGTTCGTCCTCTACTCCTCGTCGGTGGGCGTCCTCGGGCTCGCCGGGCAGGGCAACTACGCCGCCGCCAACACCTTCCTCGACGCCCTCGCCGCCCACCGCCGCGCGGGCGGGCTGCCGGCGACCGCGCTGGCCTGGGGGATGTGGGGGGAACGCTCCGCGATGGGTGAGCGGCTCGGCGCGGACGGCATCCACCAGGTCCTCGGCGCCGGGCTGGCGCCGATCCCCACCGGGGAGGGGCTGGCCCGGTTCGACGCCGCCGTCGGTACCGGCGCCGACAGCCACCTGGCGTCGCTGGTCCCCGCGCGGCTGCACCTGGACGCGCTGCGGACCCAGGGCCTCGTACACCTGCTGTCGGACCTGACCGCGCCCCCGGCGTCCCGGCCGACGACGGCGCCCGGCGTGGCCCTGCAGGTCGCGGGGCTGCCGGAGGCCGAACGACGGCGGGTCCTGCTGGAGCTGGTCACCGATCACGCCGGTGCCGTCCTCAGCCACCCCGACCCCGGGGCCCTCGCCGCCGACACCGGGTTCAGGTCCCTGGGCTTCGACTCCGTGACGTCCGTGGAGATGAGCAACAGGCTGGCCGCGGCGACCGGGCTGAGCCTGCCGGCGACCGCGGTCTTCGACCACCCCACCCCCGCCGCCCTCGCGGGCCACCTGGGCGAACGGCTGGCCGACATCGGTGACCCCGCCACCCCCACGGCGCCGAAGGCCGACCGCCGGGAACGGCAGGAGGGCACCCTCGGCACGCTGTTGCGCCAGGCCGTCACCCAGGGGCGGGTCGGCGAGGGAGTGGGCCTGCTGGCGGCGGCGGCGCGTCTGCGGCCGGCGTTCTCCCACCCCCCGCTGCCCGAGCACACCCCAGCCACGACCTGGCTGCGGCGGGCCGGACGACCCGCGCTGATCTGTGTGGACTCGTTCATCCCCGCCGCGGCGGACCTCACCTACCAGCGACTGGCCGTCGCCCTGGAGACCCGGTACGACGTGGCGGCCGTCCAGCTGCCCGGGTACCGGGAGGGCGAGCCGCTGCCCGACACCGCCGACGCCGTGGCCGAGGCCGTGGCCACCGCCGTCGAGGAGTGCGCCGGAGGTGAGCCGTTCACGCTGGTCGGGTTCTCCACCGGAGGCCTCGTCGCGCACGCCACGGCCCACCGCCTTGCGGCGCGTGGAATCCGGGCCGAGGCCGTCGTCCTGATCGACACACTGCCGCCGGGCTCCCTCACCACCGCGGCGGCGGCCGACATCCTGCGGGAGTGGGCCGAGGCACAGGGCGAGTTCTGGTCCCGCGACGACACCGGGCTCACCGCCATGGGCTGGTACCTCGACCTGTTCGGCAACCACTGGACACCGGTCGCCCCGGACGCCCCGGTCCACCTCGTCCAGGCGGCCCGGCAAGTGCCCTCCGCACCCGACGGCGCATGGGCCCGGCTGTGGGAGGGGCTCGCGACCCGCACCACCACGCCGGGCAGCCACTTCGGGCTGCTCACCGATCACGTCACCGACACCGCCCGCACCCTCACCGGCCTGCTCGGCTCCGACCGGGCCACCCCGGCCGGCTGAACGACCACCCCACGACCTCGACCCGGACCGCACGAGCACCAGCGGCGCTCCGTCCCGAGGGGCCCCCGCTCGGCGATCCACCGGAGGAACCCATGTCAATCTTCTCGGACTTCCAGCAGGTCGCACTCCGGCAACCGGACGCGCCCGCACTGGTCACCCTCGACGACGCCGTGTCGTACGGGGCCGTGCTCGGCCTCGCCGACCGGGTCGCCGCCGGGCTGCTGCGGGCCGGCCTGCGCACGGGTGAGCGGGTCGCGGTGCACCTCTCCAACCGGTACGAGCTGGTCTCGGTCTACTACGCCTGTCTGCGGGTCGGCGCGGTGATCGTGCCGGTGAGCCACAAGCTGTCGGCGGGCGAGGTGGACCAGCTGATCGAAGACAGCGCGCCCCGGTTCTATCTCGGCGAGGCCGAGGTCCACGGGCCGTGCGCGCATGTGATCGAGAAGCGCGAGACGATCGAGCGCGCGTGGATCCTCGACTCCTCGGGAACCACGACGAC is from Streptomyces sp. NBC_01314 and encodes:
- a CDS encoding SDR family NAD(P)-dependent oxidoreductase — protein: MNDTTESTVPRPDLAEALRRSLLANEQLKRRNLQLVSAGREPVAVVAMACRLPGGVRSPEELWRLVATGTDAVGDFPGDRGWDLDRMTDPDDGRPWQGGFVEDAAGFDAGFFGISDREALAMDPQQRLLLETAWETVERAGIVPAALRNSRTGVFVGTAAQAYLPPVDQPAPSVAGYRLQGGLTSVASGRIAYTLGLNGPAVTVDTACSSSLTALHLAVRSLRSGECTLALAGGATVMATPEVFVEFGRQRGLAVDGRCKAFGDGADGTGFSEGVGLLLLERLSDARANGHPVLAVIRGSAINQDGASNGLTAPNGPAQEQVIRQALADAGVTPSDVDAVEAHGTGTALGDPIEANALINTYGRDRPADRPLWLGSLKSNIGHTQAAAGVAGVIKTVMALRHGELPRTLHADVPSAKVDWSRGAVRLLAGHRTWPDSGRPRRAGVSSFGISGTNAHLVLEEATGRDDVRGAPVTEAAPGRAPGRSAASGGATAVTAPDRAHGESVPAAAQGEGRREPVPSAAPEEPMPSSAPPMTLPGIVWPLSAASAGGLRAQAARLSRLASDTPDADLDAVGHALATTRAHLDHRAVVTAPDRAALLAGLDALSDDRPAAGLTRGVRAVTGRTAFLFSGQGSQWAGMGRELHAHSPVFAEALDEACAHLDPHLPRPLREVMFAEAETTDEATLLDRTDFTQAALFALEVALYRTVEHLGPRPDFVAGHSIGEIAAAHVAGVMSLADAARLVGARGRLMRSLPDTGAMIAIGAGEEEVLATLAGHERQVAVAAVNAPSSTVISGDRDTVLSVAEEWRDRGRRVNRLRVSHAFHSPHVDAVLVELVRAAAELDLRPPSVPVVSTLTGTALTSDEACSPDYWARHARGSVRFADAVAWLRDQGTTTFLEIGPDAVLTALGQGQTGPTEDTRSGAPDIAWTPTLRKRRDEARVLGAALTRLHVRGAGLDWPRLLPHVPRADRVELPTYPFQHRSYWLRTPPSRQQVRAGGLTQLTHPFLTARLDIAGQADRVFTGSLSAETHPWLSDHVVRGAATIAGATTAEIVLHAGSALGHGRLDELSLHTPLPLPAHAAVDIQVRVGPPTADGRRPADFYFRLPADHADRVEPLDGGRLDDQAPEWTRHATGVLAPDDGSRPDWPDLRAWPPADAEPVDLDALHVHLAEQDVTLGPAFRRITAAWRRGDDVYVEAALPADSPETRAGHALHPTLLDAGLQASLVATLPDAEDERRPRMLFSLGGLTLHDTSGVTAVRGHLSTTTDASAPSGHSRHSLRLADATGRPVATVDSLELRPVGTGATGRGPRPYHLDWREHVPASDAPRREVRWIVSEGNATRLRHGLALADADSPVFGGVGEALDALETGPDHKVTILAHPGCAERPDDGGLAAGIPDDVHGSTRDLLASVQQWLADERTHERTLVVLTHGAVATEAGEDVPGLAQSPAWGLLRTTQTEHPGRFVLLDVDGHDESWRSVPAAVATALADGEPQLALRRGGLKMPRLAKTDLAATLAPPAGQRAWHLTLRESPTGSLDDLLLAPCPESEAPLAAGQVRVAVRAAGVSFRDVLIPLGMYPGPGRIGTEISGVVVESGPGVDDLRPGDRVTGLVPGGAMGTLAVADHRTLVRVPEGWTFAEAATVPGAFVTAWQSLVDVAGLGPGDTVLVHAAAGGVGMAAVRIARHLGADVYATAHPGKHATLRALGLDDSRIASSRDTAFERKFRAATDGRGVDVVLHSLSGELTDASLRLLAPGGRLVDLGRTAHGVPDHPDERRRPYELLIDPDHVSGTLTHLAELFRDGTLAPLPVTALDIRQAPRALRLMRDAAHTGKIVLTVPRPLDPEGTVLVTGGTGTLGSLVARHLITEHRARHLLLVSRRGPDAPGAVELRAELAALGAEVTVAACDTADPDALAALLDTVPGEHPLTAVVHTAGTVDPGPVRELTAAQVTGVLRPKADAAWHLHRLTRHLDLAAFVLYSSSVGVLGLAGQGNYAAANTFLDALAAHRRAGGLPATALAWGMWGERSAMGERLGADGIHQVLGAGLAPIPTGEGLARFDAAVGTGADSHLASLVPARLHLDALRTQGLVHLLSDLTAPPASRPTTAPGVALQVAGLPEAERRRVLLELVTDHAGAVLSHPDPGALAADTGFRSLGFDSVTSVEMSNRLAAATGLSLPATAVFDHPTPAALAGHLGERLADIGDPATPTAPKADRRERQEGTLGTLLRQAVTQGRVGEGVGLLAAAARLRPAFSHPPLPEHTPATTWLRRAGRPALICVDSFIPAAADLTYQRLAVALETRYDVAAVQLPGYREGEPLPDTADAVAEAVATAVEECAGGEPFTLVGFSTGGLVAHATAHRLAARGIRAEAVVLIDTLPPGSLTTAAAADILREWAEAQGEFWSRDDTGLTAMGWYLDLFGNHWTPVAPDAPVHLVQAARQVPSAPDGAWARLWEGLATRTTTPGSHFGLLTDHVTDTARTLTGLLGSDRATPAG